One Luteimonas sp. MC1825 DNA segment encodes these proteins:
- the pyrF gene encoding orotidine-5'-phosphate decarboxylase, which translates to MGFMQELRGRWSTSGSLVCVGLDPEPARFPARFADDDDAVFAFCRDIVDATAEFACAFKPQVAHFSALAAEGALERLVAHIHAVHPGIPVILDAKRGDIGSTAQRYATEAFGRYDADAVTVNPYLGGDSLQPFLDHADRGVVILCRTSNPGAADLQDLPVDGKPLYQHVAARAARDWNGHGNVALVVGATWPEQLAEVRAIVSDMPLLVPGVGAQGGDVEAVVRNGRSADGTGLLVSSSRAILYASAGDDYAAAAAGAARTLRDAINRHR; encoded by the coding sequence ATGGGTTTCATGCAGGAGCTGCGCGGGCGATGGTCGACGTCGGGGTCGCTGGTCTGCGTGGGGCTGGATCCGGAGCCGGCGAGGTTTCCCGCGCGGTTTGCCGATGACGACGATGCGGTGTTCGCGTTCTGCCGCGACATCGTCGACGCCACCGCCGAGTTCGCCTGTGCGTTCAAGCCGCAGGTCGCGCATTTCTCGGCGCTCGCTGCAGAGGGCGCGCTGGAGCGGCTGGTCGCGCACATCCACGCGGTGCATCCCGGGATCCCGGTGATCCTGGACGCGAAGCGCGGCGACATCGGTTCGACCGCACAGCGCTATGCGACGGAAGCCTTCGGTCGCTACGACGCCGATGCGGTCACGGTGAACCCGTACCTCGGTGGCGATTCGCTGCAGCCTTTCCTCGACCACGCCGATCGCGGCGTGGTGATCCTGTGCCGCACGTCCAACCCCGGCGCCGCCGACCTGCAGGACCTGCCGGTCGACGGCAAGCCGCTGTACCAGCACGTCGCCGCCAGGGCCGCGCGCGACTGGAACGGCCATGGCAACGTGGCGCTGGTGGTGGGGGCGACCTGGCCGGAGCAGCTGGCCGAGGTACGCGCCATCGTCAGCGACATGCCGCTGCTGGTGCCCGGCGTGGGTGCGCAGGGCGGCGACGTGGAAGCGGTGGTGCGCAACGGTCGCAGCGCCGATGGCACGGGCCTGCTGGTCAGCTCGTCGCGGGCGATCCTCTACGCCTCGGCCGGCGACGACTATGCGGCTGCAGCCGCGGGCGCCGCGCGCACGCTGCGCGACGCGATCAACCGCCACCGCTGA